DNA sequence from the Alkaliphilus metalliredigens QYMF genome:
AAGCAGATGGCAAAATATCCCGAAAAGGATAAAGTTCGAGGGCTGATAAAATATGACGTAGATGCGACTCTTTTGGTAGAAATGCTATATTCACTGGCAAGATCAAATATGGAGGTATTTTTAAAGAAGCTCACCGATGGCATAAACATTATTAGAGATGGAATCTTTTGTAAATAACAATTTACAATCCCCTAGGAACCCTAGGGGATTTTTTGAGGGAAAAAATGATCAAAAGAAAGGTTAATGGTGGTTTGTATACTTTTTAAC
Encoded proteins:
- a CDS encoding DUF502 domain-containing protein; the encoded protein is MFMPSVSFFKNTSIFDLASEYSISTKRVASTSYFISPRTLSFSGYFAICFITSDATDEINQKSGKSMKSVFIPTTPNPTPGMLVMLPNE